Part of the Caldisericia bacterium genome is shown below.
AACTGCTTTAGAAATCTTTTATCATTCTCGAAGAAAAATCTTATATCCTTTATTCCATACTTGAGCATGGCTATCCTTTCAACTCCCATTCCAAAGGCAAATCCCTGCCATTTCTCAGGGTCATATCCAACATTTTTAAGCACCTTTGGATGAACCATTCCTGCACCAAGAATCTCAATCCATCCAGTATATTTACAAACAGGACACCCTTTTCCGCCACAAAAGATACAACTTACAGCCATCTCAATTCCAGGTTCAACAAATGGGAAGTATGAGAGATAAAATTTTGTTCTTGTTTTCTCTCCAAATATCTTTTTTGCAAAAAGATCAAGAATTCCCATTAAATCTGTCATTGAAGTCTTCTCGTCTATCATGAGACCCTCTACCTGATGAAACATTGGGGAGTGTGTAGCATCAAAGGAGTCTCTTCTATAACACTTTCCTGGTGAAATCATTCTTAAAGGAGGCTTAACTTTCTCCATGGTTCTTATCTGAACTGGAGAGGTGTGCGTCCTTAAAAGTAGTCCCCCGGGAAGAAATAGAGTATCCCACATGTCTCTTGCAGGATGATACTTTGGTATGTTTAAGGCTTCAAAATTGTAATAGTCAGATTCTATCTCCGGACCTTCATATATGAAAAAACCCATCTTTAAAAAGATATCCTCTATCTCTTCCAAGGTTTGAGTAATTATATGTTTTTTTCCTACCTCAACAGGATAACCTGGAAGAGTGATGTCAACCTTCTCTTTTTCAAGTTTTTTTTCAAGTTCTTTCTCTCTTAAACTTTTCTCTAAATCTTTTATTCTAACTTCAATCTCCCTTTTGATTCTGTTAACTGAAATTCCATAATCCTTCCTCCTCTCCTTTGGAACCTCTTTTATTTTATCCATGAGTTCCTTTACAATACCCTTCTTTCCAAGGTATTTAACTCTAAGAACATTCAACTCCTGAAGAGTTTTTACTCCCTTTAGCTCATTATTAAATCTTTCAAGAATCTCCTTTTCCATTGAAAACTCTCCTTTTTGGATTTGCATTTATTATAACTGAATTGTATAATTATTTCAATGAACGAGAAAAAGATAGATTTTAAATCAATAGGAAAGAATCTGTTTCTATCTTTCCTTTTTACAATTGTTGCCATATTTATAATAATAGTTATAAGTAAGGGTGGAAATTTCTTAAAGGCAATACTTGGAATAAAACCTCTTTATTTAATTCTGTCCTTTAGTCTGGTTGGTTTAAGCTGGATATTTGAGGCGTTAAAGTTAATCTACTCTGCAAAAATTCTTGACATCAACATAACATACGCAGAGGCCATAAACCTTACCCTTATTGGTAATTTTTTTTCTGGTATAACTCCTTTCCAGACAGGTGGACAACCATTTCAAATGTATCTACTTAGCAAAAACCACAATGTAGAGTATGGGAAGAGTGCCTTCTTCCTTCTCGTAAAGGATCTTATGACCTTTATAGCCAGAATAAGTTTGTTCCTCGCCATTCCTGTGCTTGTTGTGATATTTCGTCTCAAATGGAACCTTCCAAAATCAGTAAATATTGCCCTTGATATAGGTTTAGCATTTTATGTATTCATATCGATACTTTTGTTTCTTACATTTCTTAAGACAAGAGTTTTTGGAAACTTTATTGAGAAAATAGTTGAAAAACTGCTTCCACCAAAATTATCAAAGAAGGTGAACGATGAGATAGAAAAAAATATACACCTATTTGAGGAAGGAAAGAAGAATTTAAGCAAAGGGAAGATTAAGGAATTAGTCATTGTTTTCTTCTATAGTCTCCTCTGTTGGCTTACATCTCTCCTCCTTCCAGTGGTGCTTTTAAGGGCTTTGGGTTCAGAATCACCGGCACTGGAGATAATATTTGTTGCTATTGTATTTTTTCTATCTGTGGCATTTACTCCAACACCAGGTACATCTGGAGCTGCTGAACTGGGTATTGCTGTGTTTTTCTCTGCTTTTCTTCCAAGACAACCCCTTGTTGCATTCATTCTCCTATGGAGATTCTTCTACTACTACCTTGGAATAATAATAGGTGGATTGATAGTGTTTAAAGAATTCGTCTTTAAAAAGAAAAAAGAGAGAAAAGAGAAATGATTACCATAAAGTGTGTAAGATGTGGGAAGAAACTATTCAAGTATATAAAAGTGGGAGAGGGAAGAGTGTTAAGATTATACAAGAATCGTATAGTAAAGGATTTTTCAAAAAGAGAGGGAGATATTGTGAAGTGTGAATGTGGAAATATAATAGGGAGAGATGAGGGAAGGTGGATTAAAATGAGGCAGAGTAGTTTTACATATACAGGGAAGATAATAAAATGATGAAGAAAGTAGTACTCCTGTTATTTTTATTAGTTTTCTTACTCTCCTCTTGCCAGAAAAAAGAAACAGAAAAAATTATTGTTGGAACTCCAGATGATTTTCCTCCATTCATCTATGAGGAGAATGGTGAGCTTGTTGGTTTTGATGTGGAGCTTATGAAGATTATATTTAAAAATCTTTCGTTGGAACCTGAATACAAAATTATACCCTTTGATGAATCCCTTAACTATCTTAAGGAAGGAAGGGTAAGAATTCTTCTTGGTGGATACCCATTGCAATTCACTTATCCTAAAGATGTTTCCCTTACACTACCATACTTTGACATCTCTCTATACATAATTTCAAAAAAAGAGAGGCCAATTTGTTCAGTGGAGGAGTTGGAAGATAAAAAGGTAATCCTCTCACTATACACATTTTCTGAAGATATATTAAGAAGGGTTAAGAATGTGGAAAAGATTCCATTTGAAGATTTAGCTAAGTCGCTTTCAATGATTGAAGAGGGTAAAGCTGACGCACTGATAATAGAAAAACCACTGATGGACATATACGGAGTGGATAAAGAAAAATTCAATACCACGAAGATATATGAACAGGGTTATACAATTGTACTAAAAAGCACTGATACAGAGTTAAGGGAAAAACTCAATGTTGAAATAGGAAAAATACTAAACTCAAAGGAATACAAAAATCTACTTATAAAATGGTTCAGTTTAAATGGCAGTTAGAGTATCCATGGAGTATCAATCTTTGTTACATTTATTTTTTCATTGCCTATTATTACAGTATCCTCTTTTTTAACTACGCCTTCAGGCAACATCAACGGAGAATGAACAAAGGCAAGAACCATGCCTTTCTTTGGTTCCATTGAACGCTGAGCCACAACTATAGTGGTTATAGGATCCTCTTCTATAAGAAGTCCCACACCATGAGTGTAGCCTGCTATATAGTAATCAAGTAAATTCAAGTCTTTGTAAACACTCTCAATTTTTGCCTCTACCTCCCTGAATTTCACTCCTATCTTCGTCTCTTTCATAGCAATTTCGTATGCTGCATTCATTGCTTCAATGGCATCCTTTACCCTGCCTTCAGGTTTACCCAAAAAGAAGCTCCTTGTAATGTTTGCATAATAATTATTGTAATCTGCTCCAATTACAACAGAAACAAACTTTCCTTTCTCTATATATACATCCCTGAAAGGCTCAGCATGAATTCTTGGTGTTGCTGAGACATAAACCTGAGGATGTTCACTTCCATTTCTCATAAGCTCAGCAGTTATTTCACCTATCACCTCAAGCTCGCTCTTCCCCTCTTTAATCACATCAAGAGCTTTCTTTATACCCTTAACGGCAATTTCACCAGCAACTTTTATATTCTCAATCTCCCATTCCTCTTTAAGCATCCTTAAACTCATAGTCAATGGTCTTACATCAACTATATTTATCTTTGGATTCAAAGCTTTAAAGAGTTCAAAAAATAGTAAATAGGAATCCTTCTCAATGGAGTATTCAAAACCAACATTCTTGTATCCGTTCTTTCTTATCCATGAGGTAACAAGAGCCATAAGTTGTCCCGTCTTTTGATACTCAAGTACATTCTTTATCCATGACTTCTTCATAAAAAGTTCCTTCTCATTTTTAACCACAATAACCACTGGATCTCCCTGCGCAGGAATAAGAAGGGAAGGTCTAAGCCACTTAACTCCTGTAAAATATATAAATGTGGACAGTGTTCTTATCACAGAGGCATCTATACCTTTCTCCCTCATAAGTTCCTGAAATTTTTTCACTCTCTCCTTGAAAATATTACCCATATGAACCTCCTAAATCTTTTGTTTAAATTATAACATATTATTCACCTATTTTTAACCGCATATCTTTCAACTAAAAATATGATATATAACAACTTTTCAGGAAAAAAGGCTTGTTTTGGAAATTACAAGAGATAGAGAGCTTCCACCATGATTTAAAACCTCCCTCTCGCATTCTCTCATTGTGGCACCACTTGTATAGACATCATCAACTATAAGTATCCTTTTATCTTTAATTATTTTTTCTGCCCCCATTTTCAACTTGAACGCACCTAAGGGATTTCTCATTCTTTCCTGAGGAGAAATGGTAACTTGACTTCTAATTCTCTTTACCTTCTCAATGATTGGTAGATACCTTACATCAAGTTTTCTTGCAATGCCTTTACCCATTAAAAGGAGATGCTCTGGTATATATGAGAATAAAAATCCCATGGAAGGCACAGGCACAACAATATCAATTCTTTCGTGCTCAATTAGTTTTAGGGACTCATCTATAAGATATGGAATTGGAGAAACCTTTCCTCTTTTAATCTCGTTTATAAGTTTTTCGCCTTTTAATCTGTAAGTGGTAATAAAGTAAAGGGGGTTTCCCATAAGTGTCCTGGCTCTACCTTTTACAAAAAGACTTTTCTTACAGTCATTGCATATGGCACCTTCCCCTTCCTTTCCACATACAACACACTCATTAATAAACAGAAAAGGAAGAATCTTAGATATGTCCATCTGAGAGAAACCTCAGAAGGAGGGAGAAAGACTTTCTCTCTCTTTCCATAAATTCCTTCCTTCTTTCACTAATAATTTTCCTCCTCCCCTCTCTCTCCTCAAACACCCTATTAAATTTATCTAACCACACATCAATAGCTTCGTTGGTTTCTATAAAATCTTCAAAACCGACCTCTTTAGAAAGAACTCTTACCTTTAAATCGTATGGAATGGGAAGAAATGGTATCTCGTTCATTATAGAGAAGAGTATCGAGTGATACCTTGCTCCTATTAAAAATTGAGCTTCAGAAAATTTCTCAAGGACAGAGATTGGATCTTTCATGTGAAAATATGGAAGATTTAAAGTTTTTGCTATCTTTATTTCTTCCTCTGAAAAAACAACAAATTCAAAATCATAAGGGACCTTCTCTTTGAGAATAGTTATAAATTTAGTAAATTTCTCAAGATTAAGCTCCCTAAAGTATCTCAAGGAGATAAGGATTTTCTTCTTCCCTTCCCTTCTTTTAAAATTCAACCTAAAGGCTGAATCAAAACCAAGAAACTTATTTTTTAACTCTGGAAAGAAATCAAAGGAGAATCTATCTCTAAAGATTATAAGATCTACCTTCTTGAGAGTAGAAAAGAGAAGTCTTCTGGAAATTTTTCTTATCAATGGCCCAACACCTACATTAAAGATTACAACCTTCTTCCTCAACCTCTTCATAAAATCTATGAGAAAAAGGTAGTATAAAAGACTTCTAAAACTTGTTTTATCCTGAAATAATCCTCCACCACCGAGTATAAATGTAGAGAATTCATTTCTTATCCTTAACATATCCTTTATGGAAGTTCTATTTATACCTTTTACACCAAAGATTGATTTTCCTTTATTGGTTAAAACTATCGGCTCAAAACCATTCTCTTTTAAAAAGGAGATTTCAGATAAAAGGATTGCATCATCCCCAAGATTTCCAAATCCGAAGTATCCCCCTAAAGCTACCTTTTCCATCGCTCTGAGACAAGTCTAAACAAAAATTTAAATATCTTCAATACCCTTTTAATTCTTCTTGGCTCAAGTATGGTTCTGTATAGCCATTCAAGTCCAAGTTCCTGAATAAATT
Proteins encoded:
- the pheS gene encoding phenylalanine--tRNA ligase subunit alpha is translated as MEKEILERFNNELKGVKTLQELNVLRVKYLGKKGIVKELMDKIKEVPKERRKDYGISVNRIKREIEVRIKDLEKSLREKELEKKLEKEKVDITLPGYPVEVGKKHIITQTLEEIEDIFLKMGFFIYEGPEIESDYYNFEALNIPKYHPARDMWDTLFLPGGLLLRTHTSPVQIRTMEKVKPPLRMISPGKCYRRDSFDATHSPMFHQVEGLMIDEKTSMTDLMGILDLFAKKIFGEKTRTKFYLSYFPFVEPGIEMAVSCIFCGGKGCPVCKYTGWIEILGAGMVHPKVLKNVGYDPEKWQGFAFGMGVERIAMLKYGIKDIRFFFENDKRFLKQ
- a CDS encoding flippase-like domain-containing protein — its product is MNEKKIDFKSIGKNLFLSFLFTIVAIFIIIVISKGGNFLKAILGIKPLYLILSFSLVGLSWIFEALKLIYSAKILDINITYAEAINLTLIGNFFSGITPFQTGGQPFQMYLLSKNHNVEYGKSAFFLLVKDLMTFIARISLFLAIPVLVVIFRLKWNLPKSVNIALDIGLAFYVFISILLFLTFLKTRVFGNFIEKIVEKLLPPKLSKKVNDEIEKNIHLFEEGKKNLSKGKIKELVIVFFYSLLCWLTSLLLPVVLLRALGSESPALEIIFVAIVFFLSVAFTPTPGTSGAAELGIAVFFSAFLPRQPLVAFILLWRFFYYYLGIIIGGLIVFKEFVFKKKKERKEK
- a CDS encoding amino acid ABC transporter substrate-binding protein gives rise to the protein MMKKVVLLLFLLVFLLSSCQKKETEKIIVGTPDDFPPFIYEENGELVGFDVELMKIIFKNLSLEPEYKIIPFDESLNYLKEGRVRILLGGYPLQFTYPKDVSLTLPYFDISLYIISKKERPICSVEELEDKKVILSLYTFSEDILRRVKNVEKIPFEDLAKSLSMIEEGKADALIIEKPLMDIYGVDKEKFNTTKIYEQGYTIVLKSTDTELREKLNVEIGKILNSKEYKNLLIKWFSLNGS
- a CDS encoding aminopeptidase P family protein, whose protein sequence is MGNIFKERVKKFQELMREKGIDASVIRTLSTFIYFTGVKWLRPSLLIPAQGDPVVIVVKNEKELFMKKSWIKNVLEYQKTGQLMALVTSWIRKNGYKNVGFEYSIEKDSYLLFFELFKALNPKINIVDVRPLTMSLRMLKEEWEIENIKVAGEIAVKGIKKALDVIKEGKSELEVIGEITAELMRNGSEHPQVYVSATPRIHAEPFRDVYIEKGKFVSVVIGADYNNYYANITRSFFLGKPEGRVKDAIEAMNAAYEIAMKETKIGVKFREVEAKIESVYKDLNLLDYYIAGYTHGVGLLIEEDPITTIVVAQRSMEPKKGMVLAFVHSPLMLPEGVVKKEDTVIIGNEKINVTKIDTPWIL
- a CDS encoding ComF family protein, which gives rise to MDISKILPFLFINECVVCGKEGEGAICNDCKKSLFVKGRARTLMGNPLYFITTYRLKGEKLINEIKRGKVSPIPYLIDESLKLIEHERIDIVVPVPSMGFLFSYIPEHLLLMGKGIARKLDVRYLPIIEKVKRIRSQVTISPQERMRNPLGAFKLKMGAEKIIKDKRILIVDDVYTSGATMRECEREVLNHGGSSLSLVISKTSLFS
- a CDS encoding polysaccharide pyruvyl transferase family protein, which encodes MEKVALGGYFGFGNLGDDAILLSEISFLKENGFEPIVLTNKGKSIFGVKGINRTSIKDMLRIRNEFSTFILGGGGLFQDKTSFRSLLYYLFLIDFMKRLRKKVVIFNVGVGPLIRKISRRLLFSTLKKVDLIIFRDRFSFDFFPELKNKFLGFDSAFRLNFKRREGKKKILISLRYFRELNLEKFTKFITILKEKVPYDFEFVVFSEEEIKIAKTLNLPYFHMKDPISVLEKFSEAQFLIGARYHSILFSIMNEIPFLPIPYDLKVRVLSKEVGFEDFIETNEAIDVWLDKFNRVFEEREGRRKIISERRKEFMERERKSFSLLLRFLSDGHI